The following proteins are co-located in the Anas platyrhynchos isolate ZD024472 breed Pekin duck chromosome 1, IASCAAS_PekinDuck_T2T, whole genome shotgun sequence genome:
- the CLNS1A gene encoding methylosome subunit pICln isoform X1 — protein MGLLKRLPPPAQGVRHRQPDTEALLAGRSLGAGTLYIAESRLSWVENSGVGFSLDYPNISLHAVSRDLSAFPWEHLYVMVNANFEEEETKEAPMAEGEEEDSDDDVEPIAEFRFVPSDKSALEAMFSAMCECQALHPDPEDEDSDNDYEGEEYDVEARELEQGDIPTFYTYEEGLSHLTAEGQATLERLEGMLAQSVSSQYNMAGVRTEDSIREFEDGMEVDMAPVVAGQFEDAEVDH, from the exons aTGGGGCTCCTCAAGCGGCTCCCGCCGCCCGCTCAGGGTGTCCGGCACCGGCAGCCCGACACCGAGGCGCTGCTGGCGGGGCGCTCCCTGGGAGCCGGCACCTTGTACATCGCCGAGAG cCGCTTGTCTTGGGTGGAAAACTCCGGCGTTGGCTTCTCCTTGGACTACCCCAACATCAGCTTGCACGCCGTGTCCAGGGACCTGAGCGCCTTCCCCTGGGAGCACCTGTACGTCATGGTCAACGCCAACTTTGAAG AAGAGGAGACGAAAGAGGCTCCCATGGCcgaaggggaggaggaagacagCGACGATGATGTTGAGCCAATAGCGGAATTCAGATTCGTACCGAGCGACAAATCGGCCC TGGAAGCCATGTTCTCAGCCATGTGTGAATGCCAGGCTCTGCACCCCGACCCAGAAGACGAGGATTCAGACAACGATTACGAAGGGGAGGAGTACGACGTTGAGGCACGCG agctggagcagggcGACATCCCGACCTTCTACACGTACGAGGAAGGGCTGTCGCATTTAACCGCAGAAGGCCAGGCCACCCTGGAGAGGCTGGAGGGCATGCTGGCGCAGTCTGTCAGCAGCCAGTACAACATGGCTGGGGTGAGGACGGAGGACTCGATACGGGAGTTTGAGG ATGGGATGGAGGTGGACATGGCACCAGTAGTGGCGGGGCAGTTTGAAGATGCAGAAGTTGATCACTGA
- the CLNS1A gene encoding methylosome subunit pICln isoform X2: protein MGLLKRLPPPAQGVRHRQPDTEALLAGRSLGAGTLYIAESRLSWVENSGVGFSLDYPNISLHAVSRDLSAFPWEHLYVMVNANFEEETKEAPMAEGEEEDSDDDVEPIAEFRFVPSDKSALEAMFSAMCECQALHPDPEDEDSDNDYEGEEYDVEARELEQGDIPTFYTYEEGLSHLTAEGQATLERLEGMLAQSVSSQYNMAGVRTEDSIREFEDGMEVDMAPVVAGQFEDAEVDH, encoded by the exons aTGGGGCTCCTCAAGCGGCTCCCGCCGCCCGCTCAGGGTGTCCGGCACCGGCAGCCCGACACCGAGGCGCTGCTGGCGGGGCGCTCCCTGGGAGCCGGCACCTTGTACATCGCCGAGAG cCGCTTGTCTTGGGTGGAAAACTCCGGCGTTGGCTTCTCCTTGGACTACCCCAACATCAGCTTGCACGCCGTGTCCAGGGACCTGAGCGCCTTCCCCTGGGAGCACCTGTACGTCATGGTCAACGCCAACTTTGAAG AGGAGACGAAAGAGGCTCCCATGGCcgaaggggaggaggaagacagCGACGATGATGTTGAGCCAATAGCGGAATTCAGATTCGTACCGAGCGACAAATCGGCCC TGGAAGCCATGTTCTCAGCCATGTGTGAATGCCAGGCTCTGCACCCCGACCCAGAAGACGAGGATTCAGACAACGATTACGAAGGGGAGGAGTACGACGTTGAGGCACGCG agctggagcagggcGACATCCCGACCTTCTACACGTACGAGGAAGGGCTGTCGCATTTAACCGCAGAAGGCCAGGCCACCCTGGAGAGGCTGGAGGGCATGCTGGCGCAGTCTGTCAGCAGCCAGTACAACATGGCTGGGGTGAGGACGGAGGACTCGATACGGGAGTTTGAGG ATGGGATGGAGGTGGACATGGCACCAGTAGTGGCGGGGCAGTTTGAAGATGCAGAAGTTGATCACTGA